CCCGTCGCCCGCCCGATCCTGCCGGTCGCCCCGCGCCTCGGGCTGGTGCTTGGTCTGGGTCTTGTGTTCGGCCTCGCGGCCGCGCCGGCGTGGGCGGCGAACAACTACGACTTCCTCGCGGCGCCGCAGATCGACCTCAACCGCATCTTCCGCGTCGACAAGTCGACCGGCGAGGTCGGCGCCTGCCAGTTCGGGCTGAAGGAGGGCTCGCCGGTCGGCGTCACGCTGTGCTACCCGCCGGGGCAGGGGGCCGGCCCGCAGACGCCGAGCGACTACACGCTCGTGGCCTCCCGGCACGAGCACGAGGCCGGCGCCTGGCGCGTCGACCTGCGCACCGGGCAGATGTCGATCTGCTACGTGCTCGACGATGCCGTCGTCTGCACGCCGCCGGCGAAATAGGCGGCAACCGTATTTCTCGCGCGGGTCCGCTGGCGTTCTGCTAGAAGCCGCGCCGGAGCGTTTCAGGGAGCGTTAAGCAAGCCGCATGGCGTCAACCGACAGCTCGTCACGGACCATGGAAGCCGGCAAGCGCGCCGCCGCGGCGCGGGCGCTCGAGCTCGTGCAGTCCGGCATGAAGCTCGGCCTCGGCACCGGCTCGACCGCGCACGAGTTCGTGGCGCTGCTCGGCGAGCGCGTCGCCGCCGGGCTCGACGTGGTTGGCGTTCCCACCTCCCAGCGGACGGCGGCGCATGCGGCGAGCCTCGGCATCCGCATCACGACGCTCGACGAGCTGCCGGAGCTCGACCTCACCATCGACGGTGCCGACGAGTTCGACCCCGCGCTCAATCTCGTCAAGGGCGGCGGCGGCGCGCTGCTGCGCGAGAAGATCGTGGCCACGGCCTCGAAGCGCATGGTCGTGATCACGGACTCTTCCAAGCAGGTCCAGCACCTCGGCCGCTTCCCGCTACCGGTCGAGGTCAACCGCTTCGGCCTCGGCGCGACCCGCAACGCGATCGTGCGCGTTGCCGAGTTGTGCGGGTGCCATGGCGAGATCGCGCTGCGCCGGACGCCGGAGGGCGCCGACTACCTCACCGACGGCGGCCATCTCATCTTCGACTGCCACTTTGGCCGCATCGACGATCCCGCGGTGCTCGCGGACCGTCTCGTCGCCATCCCCGGCGTGGTCGAGCACGGGCTCTTCATCGGCATCGCCAGCCAGGTGATCTGCGCCGGACCCGACGGCATCGCGGTCCTCGACAGGGCGGGCGCCCCCTGATGCCGCTGTCGCGCTGGTCGAGCCGGGGCATCGGGCCCATCCTCGCGGTCGCGCTCGCGTGTCCCGTCGCGAGCCCGGTGCTGGCGCAGGCACCGGTGCCGGCCGCCGCCGCGCCGGCCGATCCGCCGCCGCAGAGCGGCACGCCGGTCGGCACCAACGGCGTCCCGCTGCCGCCGCCGCCCGATGCGGCGAACCCGACGCCGGAGCACATCGCCCAGGCGCGCAAGCTGATCCTCGCCACCGGCATCTCGCGCTCGTTCGACGTCATGATCGCCGAGTTCATGGACCAGATCGGCAACTCGGTGACGCAGGAGCGGCCCGAGCTCGTTACCGACATGCACGCCGTCCTCGACAAGCTGAAGCCCGAGTTCGACCGGCAGTCGCAGGAGATGATCGACCAGTCGGCGAAGATCTACGCCTCGCTGCTGTCGCAGAAGGACATCGACACGATCCTCACCTTCTACAACACCGAGGCCGGAAAGCGGTATGTTGCGATGCAGCCGCTGTTCCTGAACCAGCTGCTCTCCGGCACCCAGGCCTGGCAGCAGAAGATCGCGATCAACATGATGGCCCGCGTGCGGGCCGAGATGAAGAAGAAGGGCCACGACCTTTGAGCCAATCCTCGGGCGACTTCGACGTCGACCTCTTCGTCATCGGCGCGGGCTCCGGCGGCACGCGCGCGGCCCGCATCGCCGCCCAGCACGGCGCGCGGGTGATGGTGGCGGAGGAGTTCCGCGTCGGCGGCACCTGCGTAATCCGCGGCTGCGTGCCGAAGAAGCTCATGGTCTACGCCAGCAGGTTCGCCGACGCCTTCGAGGAAGCGGAAGGGTTCGGCTGGCATCTCGAGAAGCCCTCCTTCGACTGGCGCAAGCTGGTCGCCGCCAAGGAGAAGGAGATCACGCGGCTCTCCGGCCTCTACGTTCAGAACATCGAGAAGGCCGGCGCGTCGATCTACGATGGGCGCGCCCGCGTCGCCGGCGCGCAGGCCATCGCGCTTGCCGACGGCCGGACGATCCGCGCGAAGACCATCCTCGTCGCCACCGGCGCGCATCCGCGCGTGCTCGATCACGTGCCGGGCCACGAGCTGATGATCTCGTCGAACGAGATCTTCGACCTGCCCGTGTTCCCGAAGCGGCTGCTGGTGATCGGCGCCGGCTACATCGGGGTCGAGTTCGCCTCGGTCTTCACGCGGCTCGGCTCGCAGGTTACTGTGGTCGTGCGCAGCCGCAACATCCTGCGCGGCTTCGACGACGACATGCGCGACGGGCTGCGTGAGGCGATGACCCGCGCGGGCGTCCGCTTCGAGTTCGACAACACTGTTGCCAAAGTCGAGAAGGGTCCCGACGGCCTCGCCGCGACGCTCGCCGACGGCCGCGTCATCGCCTGCGACGTGATCCTGAATGCCTCAGGCCGCGTGCCGAACACCGAGGGCCTGGGCCTCGCCGAGGCGGGCGTGCGGCTCGGCGACAACGGCGAGGTCTGCGTCGACGACGCCTCCCAGTCGAGCGTGCCGTCGATCTACGCCGTCGGCGATGTCACCGACCGCGTCGCGCTGACGCCGGTCGCGATCCGCGAAGGCCATGCCTTCGCCGACACCGTCTTCGGCGGCAAGCACGTCAGAGTCGACCACGCGACGATCGCCACCGCCGTGTTCACCACGCCGGAGATCGGCACCGTCGGCCTCACCGAGCAGGAGGCCATCCGGCAGTATCCGCTGGTCGACGTCTACGCGGCGTCGTTCCGCCCGATGAAGGCGACGCTGTCGGGCCGCGAGGAAAAGACGATCATGAAGATCGTCGTCGACGGCAAGAGCGACCGCGTGCTCGGCGTCCATATCCTCGGCGAGGACGCCGGCGAGCTCGCCCAGGTGCTGGGCATCGCGGTGAAGATGGGCGCGACCAAAGCCGACTTCGACGCGACCGTCGCCGTGCACCCGACGGCGGCCGAAGAGCTCGTCACCATGCGCATGCGCCAACGCCGGCACGAGAAGCCCCTCGAGGAGGCGCACAGCCCGGGCCTCGCGGATTGCTGAGCGCGTCGCGCGGGTGACCCGCCGGGAGACCGCTCTCGCCGTCGTCCGCGTGACGAGCGGCAACTTCCTCGAGATGTTCGATTTCTTCCTGTTCGGCTTCTACGCGAAGCCGATCGGCGATGCGTTCTTCCCGGCGCACGATCCCGTCTCGCGGCTGCTGCTCGCCTTCCTCACCTTCGGCGCCGCCTTCCTGATGCGGCCGCTCGGCGCCATCCTGCTCGGCGCCTACGTCGACAAGGTCGGACGTCGGCGCGGGCTCGTCGTCACCTTGGCGATCATGGCGGCCGGCACGCTGACGATCGCCTTGACGCCGAGCTTTGCAAGCCTCGCCGCGATCGCCCCGGCGCTCGGCTACGCCGCCCCGCTGCTGGTGCTCGCCGGCCGGCTCGCGCAGGGGTTTTCGGCCGGCGTCGAGCTCGGCGGCGTCTCGGTCTATCTCGCCGAGATGGCGCCGCCGGGCCGCCGCGGCTTCCTCGTCGCGTTCCAGTCGGCAAGCCAGCAGGTCGCCGTCGTGGTCGCCGCGCTCGTCGGCTTCGCGCTGGAGCGGACGCTGGGTGCGCCGGCGATCGCGGCCTGGGGCTGGCGGCTGCCGTTCCTCGCTGGCTGCGCGATCATCCCGCTCCTGTTCTGGATCCGCAGCTCGCTCGCCGAGACCGAGGCGTTCCGCTCGCGGACGCCGCCGGACCTCGCGACGGCGATCGCCACGCTCTTCGCGCGCTGGCGCGTCGTGCTCGTCGGCATGCTGCTCGTCGCGATGACCACGGCCTCGTTCTACCTGATTACCGTCTACACGCCGACCTTCGGCCAGCACGAGCTGCATCTCGATCCCGGCGCGACGCTGCTGATCGCATGCGCCGTCGGCGTCCTGAACTTCTGCGTGCTGCCCGCGGCCGGCGCGCTGTCGGATCGGGTCGGCCGGCGACCGCTGCTCATCGCCTGCACGGTGCTGATGCTGCTTACCGCCTATCCCGCCCTGGCGTGGCTCGCCGCCGCGCCGAGCGTCTCCCGCATGCTCTTGGTCGAGCTGTGGCTCGCGTTGGTCTACGCAAGCTACAACGGCGCCATGGTCGTCGCGCTGACGGAAGCGGTGCCGCCCGCGGTTCGCACGGCCGGCTTCTCGCTCGCCTACAGCCTCGCCACCGCGCTGTTCGGCGGCATGACGCCCGCCGTGAGCCAGTCCCTGATCGCGTTCACCGGCGACAAGGCGGCGCCGGGTATCTGGCTGAGCGCGGCGGCGGCGCTCAGCCTGGCCGCCGCCCTCGCCCTGCGCCCGGAGGGGCAAGCTCAGTCGAGCTTGTAGAAGACGACGAGCGACTGCTCCTTGTGCCCCTCGTAGGGCGCGACCTGGTAGTACATCACGCCCTCGCCCGAGGGGTCGCGCTTGCCGAAGGCGATCTTCGCCGACGGCGTCTCCGGCGTGCCCGCCGGCGCATCGTCGCGCGATGGGGCGACGCGCGCCCACTCGGCGCCGGTCCACACGCCGATCGGCGCGCGCGCGTCGTCCTGGTGGATGCGGTTGAAGATGTCGAGCTTGCCGAACGGCGTCTCGGCCACCTTCTCGTCGGCCGGGAAGGTCACCGTGGCGAGGCCGGCCGCGGCGGGATCGCTGCTCGAGAACGCGATCTTTCCGTCCTTGTGCTCGACCTTGATCGAGATCGGCGCGCCGGGGTGGAAGTCGGCCTTCATGTGCTGCAGCTGCTGGTACTGCGCCGGCGTGATGCCCATGCGCGGATC
This Beijerinckiaceae bacterium RH AL1 DNA region includes the following protein-coding sequences:
- a CDS encoding hypothetical protein (ID:RHAL1_01769;~conserved protein of unknown function;~source:Prodigal:2.6): MPVARPILPVAPRLGLVLGLGLVFGLAAAPAWAANNYDFLAAPQIDLNRIFRVDKSTGEVGACQFGLKEGSPVGVTLCYPPGQGAGPQTPSDYTLVASRHEHEAGAWRVDLRTGQMSICYVLDDAVVCTPPAK
- the gor gene encoding Glutathione reductase (ID:RHAL1_01772;~source:Prodigal:2.6) — translated: MSQSSGDFDVDLFVIGAGSGGTRAARIAAQHGARVMVAEEFRVGGTCVIRGCVPKKLMVYASRFADAFEEAEGFGWHLEKPSFDWRKLVAAKEKEITRLSGLYVQNIEKAGASIYDGRARVAGAQAIALADGRTIRAKTILVATGAHPRVLDHVPGHELMISSNEIFDLPVFPKRLLVIGAGYIGVEFASVFTRLGSQVTVVVRSRNILRGFDDDMRDGLREAMTRAGVRFEFDNTVAKVEKGPDGLAATLADGRVIACDVILNASGRVPNTEGLGLAEAGVRLGDNGEVCVDDASQSSVPSIYAVGDVTDRVALTPVAIREGHAFADTVFGGKHVRVDHATIATAVFTTPEIGTVGLTEQEAIRQYPLVDVYAASFRPMKATLSGREEKTIMKIVVDGKSDRVLGVHILGEDAGELAQVLGIAVKMGATKADFDATVAVHPTAAEELVTMRMRQRRHEKPLEEAHSPGLADC
- the rpiA gene encoding Ribose-5-phosphate isomerase A (ID:RHAL1_01770;~source:Prodigal:2.6), whose amino-acid sequence is MEAGKRAAAARALELVQSGMKLGLGTGSTAHEFVALLGERVAAGLDVVGVPTSQRTAAHAASLGIRITTLDELPELDLTIDGADEFDPALNLVKGGGGALLREKIVATASKRMVVITDSSKQVQHLGRFPLPVEVNRFGLGATRNAIVRVAELCGCHGEIALRRTPEGADYLTDGGHLIFDCHFGRIDDPAVLADRLVAIPGVVEHGLFIGIASQVICAGPDGIAVLDRAGAP
- the citA gene encoding Citrate-proton symporter (ID:RHAL1_01773;~source:Prodigal:2.6), translating into MTRRETALAVVRVTSGNFLEMFDFFLFGFYAKPIGDAFFPAHDPVSRLLLAFLTFGAAFLMRPLGAILLGAYVDKVGRRRGLVVTLAIMAAGTLTIALTPSFASLAAIAPALGYAAPLLVLAGRLAQGFSAGVELGGVSVYLAEMAPPGRRGFLVAFQSASQQVAVVVAALVGFALERTLGAPAIAAWGWRLPFLAGCAIIPLLFWIRSSLAETEAFRSRTPPDLATAIATLFARWRVVLVGMLLVAMTTASFYLITVYTPTFGQHELHLDPGATLLIACAVGVLNFCVLPAAGALSDRVGRRPLLIACTVLMLLTAYPALAWLAAAPSVSRMLLVELWLALVYASYNGAMVVALTEAVPPAVRTAGFSLAYSLATALFGGMTPAVSQSLIAFTGDKAAPGIWLSAAAALSLAAALALRPEGQAQSSL
- a CDS encoding exported protein of unknown function (ID:RHAL1_01774;~source:Prodigal:2.6) codes for the protein MFRPLALASLAALLALPVAARADGPLDAYLPKSGSIEGHVMTLSVVPEDQAIDRQFRAAVANNMDWFKKAVTGNKPGQPLPYDPRMGITPAQYQQLQHMKADFHPGAPISIKVEHKDGKIAFSSSDPAAAGLATVTFPADEKVAETPFGKLDIFNRIHQDDARAPIGVWTGAEWARVAPSRDDAPAGTPETPSAKIAFGKRDPSGEGVMYYQVAPYEGHKEQSLVVFYKLD
- a CDS encoding hypothetical protein (ID:RHAL1_01771;~conserved exported protein of unknown function;~source:Prodigal:2.6) translates to MPLSRWSSRGIGPILAVALACPVASPVLAQAPVPAAAAPADPPPQSGTPVGTNGVPLPPPPDAANPTPEHIAQARKLILATGISRSFDVMIAEFMDQIGNSVTQERPELVTDMHAVLDKLKPEFDRQSQEMIDQSAKIYASLLSQKDIDTILTFYNTEAGKRYVAMQPLFLNQLLSGTQAWQQKIAINMMARVRAEMKKKGHDL